One segment of Triticum aestivum cultivar Chinese Spring chromosome 2A, IWGSC CS RefSeq v2.1, whole genome shotgun sequence DNA contains the following:
- the LOC123191784 gene encoding protein FAR1-RELATED SEQUENCE 5, translated as MGFSVKMNTSKRNAYTNILEKQQFACNKFRKPKEDNVAAELPPVLDPIPDPKPLGEEDEMEEVPIFDGEESGKKNNKKKRKRERIKQTQCKAKMLVKLKDGRWEITHFVRDHDHPLVAKPSLSKYLQSHMGIPWEEKRFLEILYNCNLTSGCMMHIMSEFYGSELNVLYGPKAITNLCAGFSKDSMKEGDIIETIEHFKDLQKDDLDFFYKTKYDLEGRAENIFWVDGLAQKAYMEVYHDCVSFDTTYMTNMYNMPFAPFIGINCHGQSFMLGCAFVRQEMETSFDWVFGAFLEAMNGRAPDNIITDQDVAMKESIKNIFPKSMHRCCRWYIMKKAQEKVGWLLGQNLGLSEDFNLCVDFSFTPDEFEQNWVVLMMKYETITHTHFENLYKYRNTWVPCYFKNRFFHSCSLHNEVRGSMQSSSGMSTATC; from the exons ATGGGTTTCTCTGTTAAGATGAACACTTCAAAGAGGAATGCTTATACCAACATATTGGAGAAACAACAATTTGCATGTAACAAGTTTAGGAAACCAAAAGAGGATAATGTAGCAGCTGAGTTGCCACCTGTGCTAGATCCTATACCAGACCCCAAACCTTTGGGTGAAGAAGATGAAATGGAAGAAGTGCCAATATTCGATGGAGAGGAGAGTGGAAAAAAGAATAATAAGAAGAAGCGCAAGAGAGAAAGGATAAAGCAAACACAATGTAAGGCAAAAATGCTGGTTAAATTGAAGGATGGGCGGTGGGAAATAACCCACTTTGTCCGTGATCATGATCATCCATTGGTCGCCAAGCCTTCGCTGTCCAAATACTTGCAATCTCACATGGGTATACCGTGGGAGGAAAAGAGGTTCCTAGAGATACTCTACAACTGCAATCTGACTTCAG GCTGTATGATGCATATCATGTCAGAATTTTATGGCTCGGAGCTAAATGTACTGTATGGACCTAAAGCAATAACAAACCTATGTGCTGGCTTCTCCAAGGACTCAATGAAAGAGGGGGACATTATTGAGACAATTGAACATTTTAAAGACTTGCAAAAAGATGATCTAGATTTTTTCTATAAGACAAAATATGATCTCGAAGGGAGGGCAGAAAACATTTTTTGGGTGGATGGCTTGGCACAGAAAGCTTATATGGAGGTATATCATGATTGTGTCTCCTTTGACACAACTTACATGACCAATATGTACAACATGCCTTTTGCTCCGTTCATTGGGATCAACTGTCATGGGCAATCTTTCATGTTGGGCTGCGCGTTTGTGAGGCAGGAAATGGAGACTAGCTTTGATTGGGTTTTTGGAGCTTTCCTAGAGGCTATGAATGGAAGGGCACCGGATAACATCATTACTGATCAGGATGTGGCAATGAAAGAGTCCATAAAGAACATATTTCCCAAAAGCATGCACCGATGTTGTCGGTGGTACATCATGAAAAAAGCTCAAGAGAAAGTTGGATGGTTGCTAGGTCAAAACCTGGGATTGTCTGAAGATTTCAACCTTTGCGTTGATTTCAGTTTCACACCAGATGAGTTTGAACAGAATTgggttgtgttgatgatgaaatatGAGACAATTACACACACCCATTTTGAGAATCTGTACAAATATAGGAACACTTGGGTGCCATGTTACTTCAAGAATAGATTTTTCCATTCTTGCAGTCTACACAATGAAGTGAGAGGTTCAATGCAGTCTTCAAGCGGTATGTCAACtgctacctgttga